In the genome of Luteitalea pratensis, the window TCAGCCGGGTGTATGTGTCGACGCGCATGGGCGAGGCCGTCGTCTGGCCGAAGTAGGAGCTCACAATCGGCCTTCGGCGGTCGGCCTTCGGCCTTCGTCAACCCTCGTGTGTGGTGCAAAAGACAAAGGGCCGGCCCAGGATTCCAGGCCGGCCCTTCAGCGTTCAGCGTTCAGCGTTCGACGTTCGTCGAAGGTCGCTCAGTACCGGTAGTGGTCCGCCTTGTACGGCCCATCGACCGGCACGCCGATGTAGTCGGCCTGCTCCTTGGCGAGCACCGTCAGCTTGACCCCGAGCTTCTCGAGGTGCAGGCGCGCGACCTTCTCGTCGAGGCGCTTGGGGAGCACGTACACCTTCTTGGCGTACGCCGTGTTGTTGGTGTGCAGCTCGAGTTGCGCCATCACCTGGTTGGTGAACGAGGCCGACATCACGAAGCTCGGGTGACCGGTCGCGCAGCCGAGGTTGAGCAGACGCCCCTCGGCGAGGATCATCACGCTGTGGCCGTCCGGGAAGCGCCACTCGTCGTACTGCGGCTTGATGTTGATCCGCTCGATGCCCGCGACCTTCTTCAGCCCGGCCATGTCGATCTCGTTGTCGAAGTGACCGATGTTACCGACGATGGCCTTGTCCTTCATCCTCGCCATGTGCTCGGCGGTGATGATGTTGCGGTTGCCCGTCGCGGTGATGAAGATGTCGGCGGTCGCGACCACGTCGCCGATCGTCGTCACCTGATAGCCTTCCATCGCGGCCTGCAGCGCGCAGATGGGGTCGATCTCGGTGATGATGACGCGCGCGCCCTGGCCACGCAGCGACTGCGCACAGCCCTTGCCGACGTCACCGTAGCCGAACACCACGGCGACCTTGCCCGAGAGCATCACGTCGCTGGCGCGCATGATGCCGTCGGTCAGCGAGTGGCGGCAGCCGTACAGGTTGTCGAACTTGCTCTTGGTGACCGCGTCGTTGACGTTGATCGCCGGGAACAGCAGCGTGCCGGCGGCCATCATCTCGTACAGGCGGTGAACGCCCGTGGTCGTCTCCTCGCTGACGCCCTTGATGCCGCGCGCGATCGCCTGCCACTGGGCCGACGCCTTGCCGAGCTCGTCACGCAGCGTCTGGAGGATGATGCCCCACTCCTCCGGCTCCTTCTCGGCATCGAAGGCCGGGACCTTGTCGGCCGTGCCGTACTCGAGCGCCTTGTGCACGAACAGCGTCGCATCGCCGCCGTCGTCGACGATCTGTTCGGGGCCGCTGCCGTCCGGCCACACGAGGGACTCCTTCGTGCACCACCAGTACTCGTCCAGCGTCTCGCCCTTCCACGCAAACACCGGGATGCCCTTCGGGTTCTGCACGGTGCCGCCCGTCTCCGGACGACCGACGACCACCGCGGCAGCCGCGTGATCCTGCGTCGAGAAGATGTTGCAGGACACCCAGCGCACGTCGGCGCCGAGGGCATCGAGCGTCTCGATGAGGACGGCGGTCTGCACGGTCATGTGCAGGCTGCCCATGATCTTCACACCGGCAAGCGGCTTCTTCGCGGCGAACTCCTCGCGAATCGCCATCAGGCCGGGCATCTCCTGCTCGGCGAGACGGATCTCCTTGCGGCCGAAGTCGGCCTGCGACAGATCCTTGACCTTGAAAGCCGGGCGCCCGGCCTTCTCGGCCTGGGCAAACGCATGCAACGACTCGGTTGCGACTGCAGGGGTCATTCGTTGTGCTCCTTGTGCGCGGCGCACTCCGTGCCGCGTTGCTTTTGTCACCGTCCGGGCGACGTCGTTTACGAGAAGGTAGGGCGCGTTCCCTGAACGCGCCTGACGGCGTCAGGGCCGCTCGGGGAGCGGCCCCGACCTTCCAGACTCAAGTTCTTTCCGACAATGAGGACTTGCCCGCGGTGGCCCGGGCGACGAACAAGGCCGGGCCACGCACGCCCGGCGCCGGGGACAGCGGCACCACCCGCGTTCCGTCGAAACCGGCGCCTGCGAGGAGCCGGCCAATCTGCGGCTCGGAGAACCCGAGCCAGACATGGCCCATCTGGCCACGATACTCCTCGCGGTCGTGCGGCTGCATGTCGATCACAAGGACGCGTCCACCGGGTGCGAGCACGCGCCGCGCTTCCTTGAGGACCGCTGCCGGATCCGCGAGGTGATGCAGCACCAGCACGAGCAGCGCGAGGTCGACAGCGCCGTCGGCGACCGGCACCGCTTCCAGCGTGCCTTCGCGGACGTCGACGTTCCGCGTGCCGCGCAAGCGCTCGCGCGCCGCGCCGAGCATCTCGGGCGACGCGTCGACGGCCACCACTCGTTGCACGAACGGCGCCAGCGCCGCGGCAGTCCGTCCTGTGCCGCAGCCGAGATCGGCAACCGTCCATGACGGGTCGCAGGCGGCCAGTAGGCCGTCCAGGTGGAACGTACTGCCGTACAGGTCGTCGCGCACGTCGTCCCACTCGCCTGCCGTGCGTGAGAAGAACGCCGCTGACTCGGTCCGGCGTTGCGCCAGCACCCGCGTCAGTCGTACGCGGTCCTGCGCCACTGCCGCTGTCGTCACCAGTTGCGCCTTGACGACGCGCCAGAGGTCGTTGGACGCGGGGTCGAGGTCCTCGGTCACCAACGAGTACAAACGGCTCGTGCCCTCGCGGCGAACCTGGGACCAGCCCCCGTCGGTGAGCGTCTTCAGGTGGCGGCTGATGGTGGATTGCGGGAGCTGCAGGATGTCGCACAACTCACCCACGGCCAGCGTCTGCCCCTCGAGGACCAGCAGCAAACGCGCCCGCAAGGGGTCGCCGAGAACGTTGAGGTGCGCCAGAACCGGCGAGGTGAGTTGATTCATCCCTCTATCCGGATAGAGAGTACGACAGGCCGTCTGATGCTGTCAACAGGCATCTGACGAAAGAGGCCGGAGACATGGTCTCCGACCCCTGTGACGCCCTGCGAAATGGCCGGTTCCTGACGGGTGCCTCCGCTCAACAGGTGCCGGCGGTCACGGCGGCATACGCGAGGTTTGGTGCGAGCCACTTCTCGGCCTCGTCGCGCGACATGCCCTTGCGGCGAGCGTAGTCTTCCACCTGGTCCTCGCCGAGGCGGCCGATCATGAAGTACGCCGCCTGTGGATGGGCGAAGTAGAGGCCGGACACACTCGCGGCCGGCCACATCGCGCAGCTCTCGGTCAGCGCCACGCCGATGGCCTCGGCGTCGAGCAGCCGGAAGAGCGTCTGCTTCTCGGTGTGATCCGGGCACGCCGGATACCCGAAGGCGGGCCGGATGCCCCGGTACTTCTCGGCCGCCAGTTGCTCGGCCGTCAGCTGTTCATCCGCGCCGTAGCCCCATTCGCGGCGCGCCTGCGCGTGCAGGTACTCCGCGGCGGCCTCAGCAAGGCGATCGGCCAGCAGCTTGACCATGATCGCGTTGTAGTCGTCGTGCGCGGCCTCGAAGCCCCTGGCCTGCGCCTCGGCGCCATGGACGGTGACCGCAAAGGCACCGATGTGGTCCGGGCCGTGACCGACGGGAGCCACGAAATCAGCCAGGGATCGATTCGGCTTGGTGTCCGGCTTCGGCTCCTGTTGACGCAACATCGGGAACCGCGCCAGCTCCTGGCGTCGCGTCGCATCCTCGTACAGCACGACATCGTCGCCATCGGCGTTGGCAGGCCAGAAGCCGTACACTGCGCGACAGGTCAACGCGCCGGCCTCCAGCCTGTCGAGCATCTGCTGGGCGTGCTCGTACAGCGACCTCGCCTCGTCGCCGTACTTCGGGTGCTCGAAGATGGCCGGCAGCTTGCCCTTGAGCTCCCACGCGTTGAAGAAGAACGTCCAGTCGATGTAGGGCCGCAGCTGCGCCACGGTCAGCGTCAGCTCGCGACGCCCCGTGAAGGACGGCGTCGGCAGCAGCTCGGCCGCCCAATCCACCTTGAGCCGATTGTCGCGGGCCTTACGCAACGAGAGCAGCGGCTTCTCCTGGCGTTTCTGGTGCATCTCGCGCACGCGTGCCTGGTCGTCGCGCACCTGCTTCCCGTACGCCGGCGCCTGCGTCTCCGAAAGCACACTCGACACGACGGCCACCGCGCGCGAGGCGTCGAGCACGTGCACAGCGACGCCCGAGTACTCCGGTGCGATCTTGACCGCCGTGTGCTGCGGACTGGTCGTGGCTCCTCCGATGAGCAGCGGCACCTTGAGGCCGCGCCGCTCCATCTCGCGGGCCACGCCGACCATCTCGTCGAGCGACGGCGTGATCAGGCCACTGAGGCCAATCACGTCGGCCTGGTGCTCCTCAGCCGCCTTCAGGATCTTGTCGGTCGGCACCATCACGCCGAGGTCGATCACCTCGTAGTTGTTGCAGCCGAGGACCACCGAGACGATGTTCTTGCCGATGTCGTGCACGTCGCCCTTGACGGTGGCGATGAGCACCTTTCCTTGCGCCCGCGCGCCGCCGGCGGCTTTCTCGGCCTCCATGAACGGCAACAACACGGCTACCGCGCGCTTCATCGCGCGCGCGCTCTTGACGACCTGCGGCAGGAACATCTTGCCCTGGCCGAACAGGTCGCCCACGGTCTTCATGCCGTCCATGAGCGGACCCTCGATCACCTCGAGCGGCCGCGCGTACTGCTGGCGGGCCTCCTCGACGTCGGCCTCGATGAAGTCGACGACGCCATGGACCAGCGCATAGGAGAGGCGCTGCTGCACCGGCGCCTCGCGCCAGGCGAGGTCCACCTCGCGCTTCGAGCCACTGCCCCGCACCTGCTCGGCGCGCGCCACCAGGCGTTCGGTCGCGTCAGCCCGCCGGTTGAACAACACGTCCTCGACCAGTCCGAGCAGTTCGGCCGGGATGTCTTCGTACACCGCCAGCTGTCCCGCATTGACGATGCCCATCGTCAGGCCGGCCTTGATGGCGTGGAACAGGAATGCCGAGTGGATGGCCTCCCGCACCAGGTCGTTGCCGCGGAAACTGAACGACAGGTTGCTGATGCCGCCGCTGATCAAGGCGCCGGGGCACGTCGCCCGGATCTGGCGCGTCGCCTCGATGAAGTTGATCGCGTACTCGTTGTGCTCCTCGAGTCCTGTCGCAATCGCGAGGACGTTGGGGTCGAAGATGATGTCGCCCGGCGGGAACCCGATCTGCTCGGTGAGCAGCCCGTACGCCCGCTGGCAGATCGCCACCTTCCGCTCGACGGTGTCGGCCTGGCCGACCTCGTCGAACGCCATCACGATGACCGCCGCGCCGTACGCGCGCACGGTACGTGCCTTCGCGAGGAAGTCGGCCTCGCCTTCCTTCAGGCTGATCGAGTTGACGACGGCCTTGCCCTGTACGCACTTCAGGCCGGCCTCGAGCACCGACCACTTCGAGCTGTCGATCATGAAAGGGACCCGCGCCACTTCCGGCTCGGTGGCGAGCAGGTTGAGGAATGTCGTCATGCTCGCTTCGCTGTCGAGCATGCCCTCGTCCATGTTCACGTCGAGGATGTTGGCGCCGTTGCGCACCTGCTCGGTCGCCACGTCGACGGCGGCGGTGAAATCGCCGGCCTTGATCAGGCGCATGAACTTCGCCGAGCCGGTGACGTTGGTGCGCTCGCCGACCATCTGGAAGTTGCTCTCGGGGCGGATCTCGAGCGGCTCGAGCCCGGAGAACCGGCTATGGCGTGGGATGTCGGTCGGCACGACACGCGGTGAGACGCCCTGGCAGGCCTCGACCATCGCGCGAATGTGATCGGGCGTCGTGCCGCAGCAGCCGCCGATGATGTTCAGCAGTCCCTCGCGGGCGAAGCCACTGAGCACGCCCGCCATCTGCTCTGGCGTCTCGTCGTACCCGCCAAACGCATTGGGCAGTCCGGCATTCGGGTAGCACGAGACGAAGCACTCGGCGATCGCCGACAGGTCCTGCAGGTACGGACGCATGTCCTCGGCACCGAGCGCGCAATTGAGGCCGACGCTGAACGGCCGCACGTGCCCCATCGAGATCCAGAAGGCCTCGACGGTCTGGCCCGACAGTGTCCGTCCGCTGCGATCGGTGATCGTCACCGACAGCATCACCGGGATCTCGACGCCGCGACGATCGAAGACGTTGCGCACGGCCAGGGCCGCGGCCTTCGCGTTCAGCGTGTCGAAGATGGTCTCGATCAGCAACAGGTCCACACCGCCGTCGAGCAACCCATCGACCTGCGTCTCGTAGGCCTCGCGGACCGCGTCGAAGCTCACGGCACGGAACGCCGGATCGTTCACGTCGGGCGAGATCGACAGCGTGCGATTGGTGGGGCCGATCGCGCCGGCGACGTAGCGGGGATGATCTGGCGTCCTGGCGTTCCACGTGTCCACGGCCGCCCGCGCGACTCGCGCCGCAGCCACGTTCAGCTCGTGCACGATCGCCTCGAGCCCGTAGTCGGACTGCGCGATCGCGGTGCCATTGAACGTGTTGGTCTCGACGATGTCGGCGCCGGCCTCGAGGTACTGCTCGTGGATGCCCTGGATGATGTCGGGGCGCGTCAGGACCAGGAGGTCGTTGTTGCCACGCAGGTCGTGGCCGTGCGACGCAAAGCGCTCACCGCGATAGTCGGCCTCGGCGAGCTGGTGGCGCTGGATCATGGTGCCCATCGCCCCATCGATGAACAGCAGCCGGCTTTGACACGATTGCTTGAGTTTCAGGGCGGTCGCACTCGTCATCGCACACTCCCTCGCGCCGATGGTGCGGCGCCCGTCCGTCCACGTCGCGCGCCGCCGGCCTTGTGGCCGCTGGCGACGAGCACCGTGAATGGATCTCCCTTCAATCGTGCGCCCACTTCCACGCGCACGTCCTCGAGTCCGGCCCGGAACAGCCAGTCCTCGAGCGATTCGTCACGAAACCCCAGCCATCGATCGCCGAGCCGTTCGCGCACCCAGTCCTGCCCGTGCGCCCGCAGCTCCAGCACGAGGACCGTGCCACCCGGCTTCAGCGCGCGTACCGCCTCGCAGAGGGCCAGGTCCGGCTTCGGCACGTGGTGCAGCGCCTGCGACAGCAACACCACGTCCACCGATGCGTCCTCGAGCGGCAGCTCCTCGATCCGCCCTTCCCGCCAGGTGATGTTGGTAACGCCCCGCTTGCGCGCCAACTGCCGCGCCCGCTTGAGGACGTCGCGCGAGCTGTCGATGGCAATCACCTGCTCGGCCCAGCGTGCGGCCTCGAGCGACAGGTACCCTTCACCGCAGCCGGCGTCGACGACGACGAGAGGCGGCAGCAGGTGCCCGAGGGCGCGGCTCCAGGCGGCCCAACTGCGACCCGGCACGAGCTGTCCAGCGCTGCTGCCATGCGCCTGGAAGTCCTCCTTACGCATGCGCAGGACCTCGAGGAGGCGCGCGTCGTCGGCCTTCAGCTCGGGGTCCTCGGCCATCGGCAGCGAGGCCTCGAGCGCTTCCCACATCGG includes:
- the ahcY gene encoding adenosylhomocysteinase codes for the protein MTPAVATESLHAFAQAEKAGRPAFKVKDLSQADFGRKEIRLAEQEMPGLMAIREEFAAKKPLAGVKIMGSLHMTVQTAVLIETLDALGADVRWVSCNIFSTQDHAAAAVVVGRPETGGTVQNPKGIPVFAWKGETLDEYWWCTKESLVWPDGSGPEQIVDDGGDATLFVHKALEYGTADKVPAFDAEKEPEEWGIILQTLRDELGKASAQWQAIARGIKGVSEETTTGVHRLYEMMAAGTLLFPAINVNDAVTKSKFDNLYGCRHSLTDGIMRASDVMLSGKVAVVFGYGDVGKGCAQSLRGQGARVIITEIDPICALQAAMEGYQVTTIGDVVATADIFITATGNRNIITAEHMARMKDKAIVGNIGHFDNEIDMAGLKKVAGIERINIKPQYDEWRFPDGHSVMILAEGRLLNLGCATGHPSFVMSASFTNQVMAQLELHTNNTAYAKKVYVLPKRLDEKVARLHLEKLGVKLTVLAKEQADYIGVPVDGPYKADHYRY
- a CDS encoding ArsR/SmtB family transcription factor; this encodes MNQLTSPVLAHLNVLGDPLRARLLLVLEGQTLAVGELCDILQLPQSTISRHLKTLTDGGWSQVRREGTSRLYSLVTEDLDPASNDLWRVVKAQLVTTAAVAQDRVRLTRVLAQRRTESAAFFSRTAGEWDDVRDDLYGSTFHLDGLLAACDPSWTVADLGCGTGRTAAALAPFVQRVVAVDASPEMLGAARERLRGTRNVDVREGTLEAVPVADGAVDLALLVLVLHHLADPAAVLKEARRVLAPGGRVLVIDMQPHDREEYRGQMGHVWLGFSEPQIGRLLAGAGFDGTRVVPLSPAPGVRGPALFVARATAGKSSLSERT
- the metH gene encoding methionine synthase, with the protein product MTSATALKLKQSCQSRLLFIDGAMGTMIQRHQLAEADYRGERFASHGHDLRGNNDLLVLTRPDIIQGIHEQYLEAGADIVETNTFNGTAIAQSDYGLEAIVHELNVAAARVARAAVDTWNARTPDHPRYVAGAIGPTNRTLSISPDVNDPAFRAVSFDAVREAYETQVDGLLDGGVDLLLIETIFDTLNAKAAALAVRNVFDRRGVEIPVMLSVTITDRSGRTLSGQTVEAFWISMGHVRPFSVGLNCALGAEDMRPYLQDLSAIAECFVSCYPNAGLPNAFGGYDETPEQMAGVLSGFAREGLLNIIGGCCGTTPDHIRAMVEACQGVSPRVVPTDIPRHSRFSGLEPLEIRPESNFQMVGERTNVTGSAKFMRLIKAGDFTAAVDVATEQVRNGANILDVNMDEGMLDSEASMTTFLNLLATEPEVARVPFMIDSSKWSVLEAGLKCVQGKAVVNSISLKEGEADFLAKARTVRAYGAAVIVMAFDEVGQADTVERKVAICQRAYGLLTEQIGFPPGDIIFDPNVLAIATGLEEHNEYAINFIEATRQIRATCPGALISGGISNLSFSFRGNDLVREAIHSAFLFHAIKAGLTMGIVNAGQLAVYEDIPAELLGLVEDVLFNRRADATERLVARAEQVRGSGSKREVDLAWREAPVQQRLSYALVHGVVDFIEADVEEARQQYARPLEVIEGPLMDGMKTVGDLFGQGKMFLPQVVKSARAMKRAVAVLLPFMEAEKAAGGARAQGKVLIATVKGDVHDIGKNIVSVVLGCNNYEVIDLGVMVPTDKILKAAEEHQADVIGLSGLITPSLDEMVGVAREMERRGLKVPLLIGGATTSPQHTAVKIAPEYSGVAVHVLDASRAVAVVSSVLSETQAPAYGKQVRDDQARVREMHQKRQEKPLLSLRKARDNRLKVDWAAELLPTPSFTGRRELTLTVAQLRPYIDWTFFFNAWELKGKLPAIFEHPKYGDEARSLYEHAQQMLDRLEAGALTCRAVYGFWPANADGDDVVLYEDATRRQELARFPMLRQQEPKPDTKPNRSLADFVAPVGHGPDHIGAFAVTVHGAEAQARGFEAAHDDYNAIMVKLLADRLAEAAAEYLHAQARREWGYGADEQLTAEQLAAEKYRGIRPAFGYPACPDHTEKQTLFRLLDAEAIGVALTESCAMWPAASVSGLYFAHPQAAYFMIGRLGEDQVEDYARRKGMSRDEAEKWLAPNLAYAAVTAGTC
- a CDS encoding ArsR/SmtB family transcription factor, with translation MKDLSAFCRLLGDDVRLRLIRLLGKEQLNVKELTAILGIAQSGVSRHLGLLRKSGLVEERREGGFAYYSLRPDGAGHARPMWEALEASLPMAEDPELKADDARLLEVLRMRKEDFQAHGSSAGQLVPGRSWAAWSRALGHLLPPLVVVDAGCGEGYLSLEAARWAEQVIAIDSSRDVLKRARQLARKRGVTNITWREGRIEELPLEDASVDVVLLSQALHHVPKPDLALCEAVRALKPGGTVLVLELRAHGQDWVRERLGDRWLGFRDESLEDWLFRAGLEDVRVEVGARLKGDPFTVLVASGHKAGGARRGRTGAAPSARGSVR